One Anopheles marshallii chromosome 3, idAnoMarsDA_429_01, whole genome shotgun sequence genomic region harbors:
- the LOC128712954 gene encoding uncharacterized protein LOC128712954, with protein MDTFGSPRNHQLFVLLAQRICSLVIHLINHARQECSPIQEAFRQALLPMHRELTQFLFPHSHSFEHSFQLRNPGSSFHTLPSMPHYHFHPTSQHSTTTGRFADFRGSITPPEDITPPHHTPTGSVLGFTSTPIRSPVVRPRSEPFALINQLLMAMHTSDGCNLSSVTDQYTNDPVFRERMLREVDELRSLILTQSECPSSVAGQALRTLLDRVEQAELTLSLLIRNIELLQNNP; from the exons ATGGACACCTTTGGAAGTCCTCGAAATCATCAGTTATTTGTCCTGCTGGCGCAGCGCATTTGCTCGCTAGTCATTCATCTGATAAACCACGCGAGGCAAGAGTGTTCACCGATCCAGGAAGCTTTTCGCCAAGCCCTTTTGCCCATGCATCGAGAGTTGACGCAGTTTTTATTCCCTCACTCACATTCATTTGAGCATAGCTTCCAGCTCCGTAATCCGGGTTCATCGTTTCACACTCTACCTTCCATGCCA CACTACCATTTCCATCCAACATCTCAACATTCGACAACTACGGGCCGTTTTGCTGATTTTCGTGGCAGTATCACTCCGCCGGAAGATATCACACCACCCCACCACACACCAACGGGTTCAGTGCTCGGGTTTACCTCGACACCCATCCGGTCACCAGTTGTACGCCCGCGGTCGGAACCCTTCGCACTCATTAATCAGCTATTGATGGCGATGCACACTTCCGATGGCTGCAATTTGTCAAGCGTCACCGACCAGTACACTAATGATCCCGTCTTCCGCGAGCGAATGCTCCGGGAGGTGGACGAGTTGCGATCTTTAATTCTAACTCAATCGGAATGTCCGAGTAGTGTAGCAGGGCAAGCATTGCGAACACTTTTGGATCGAGTAGAACAGGCCGAACTCACACTTTCGTTGCTCATCCGCAACATAGAGCTGTTGCAAAATAATCCATGA
- the LOC128710968 gene encoding tyrosine 3-monooxygenase isoform X1 codes for MMAVAAAQKNREMFAIKKSYSIENGYPSRRRSLVDDARFETIVVKQTKQTVLDEARAKANEDKIPQEVQQTVEDQDNDEEEIRMVAVDELPQKPQEYVPSADDEDKEKDAGLTEEEVVLQNAASESPEAEKEVVRAAVVVRLRDGMGSLGRILKAVEAYHGTVVHLESRQSRSEGVQFDVLVKVDMARSNLLQLIRSLRQTQSFGSVSLLSENNVNVKAPWFPKHASELDNCNHLMTKYEPDLDMNHPGFADQVYRARRKEIAEIAFAYRYGDPIPHIDYTETENKTWSAVFARVKELMVKHACSEYIAVFKKLEDEKIFVKERIPQLQEMSDFLRRNTGFTLRPAAGLLTARDFLASLAFRIFQSTQYVRHINSPYHTPEPDCIHELLGHMPLLADPSFAQFSQEIGLASLGASDEEIEKLSTVYWFTVEFGLCKEKDEVKAYGAGLLSAYGELLHAISDKPEHRAFEPASTAVQPYQDQEYQPIYYVAESFEDAKEKFRRWVSTMSRPFEVRFNPHTERVEVLDSVDKLETLVSQLNTEVLHLTNAIAKLKQPFC; via the exons atgatggCTGTCGCTGCTGCCCAGAAGAACCGTGAAATGTTCGCGATCAAGAAATCTTACAGCATTGAG AACGGATACCCATCCCGGCGCCGTTCTCTGGTCGACGATGCCCGCTTTGAGACGATTGTGGTcaagcaaaccaaacaaaccgttcTGGACGAGGCCCGCGCAAAGGCCAACG AAGACAAAATTCCGCAAGAGGTTCAACAGACAGTCGAGGATCAGGATAATGACGAAGAGGAGATTCGAATGGTCGCAG TTGATGAGCTACCCCAGAAGCCGCAGGAATACGTTCCAAGTGCCGACGACGAGGACAAGGAAAAAG ACGCTGGGCTAACTGAGGAGGAGGTTGTACTGCAGAACGCTGCCTCGGAGTCGCCCGAAGCCGAGAAGGAGGTGGTCCGTGCCGCCGTGGTCGTCCGACTGCGGGACGGTATGGGATCGCTCGGACGCATCCTCAAGGCGGTGGAGGCGTACCACGGCACCGTGGTACATCTGGAGTCGCGCCAGTCGCGCAGCGAGGGCGTCCAGTTTGACGTCCTGGTCAAGGTCGATATGGCCCGCTCCAATCTGCTACAGCTGATCCGTTCCCTGCGCCAGACGCAGTCCTTCGGTAGCGTTAGCTTGCTGTCGGAGAACAACGTCAACGTGAAGGCACCCTGGTTCCCCAAGCACGCCTCAGAGCTGGACAACTGCAACCATCTGATGACCAAGTACGAGCCGGATCTTGACATGAACCATCCCGGTTTCGCAGATCAGGTGTACCGTGCTCGTCGCAAGGAAATTGCCGAAATTGCATTCGCTTACCGATA TGGAGACCCAATCCCGCACATCGATTACACTGAAACGGAGAACAAGACCTGGTCGGCCGTGTTCGCGCGCGTGAAGGAGCTGATGGTGAAGCATGCCTGCTCCGAGTACATTGCCGTCTTCAAGAAGCTCGAGGACGAGAAAATCTTCGTGAAGGAGCGCATTCCGCAGCTCCAGGAAATGAGCGATTTCCTGCGCAGGAACACCGGATTCACGCTCCGACCGGCCGCTGGTCTGCTGACGGCTCGCGATTTCCTCGCTTCGCTGGCGTTCCGTATCTTCCAGAGCACGCAATACGTGCGACACATCAACTCACCCTACCACACACCGGAACC CGATTGCATCCACGAGCTGCTCGGTCACATGCCGCTGCTCGCCGATCCAAGCTTCGCCCAGTTCTCGCAAGAAATCGGATTAGCCTCGCTCGGTGCCTCGGATGAGGAAATTGAAAAGCTCTCGACG GTGTACTGGTTCACGGTTGAGTTCGGTCTGTGCAAGGAAAAGGACGAGGTCAAGGCTTACGGTGCCGGTCTGCTGTCCGCTTACGGTGAGCTGCTGCACGCCATCAGCGACAAGCCGGAGCACCGTGCGTTCGAGCCCGCCTCGACCGCGGTGCAGCCGTACCAGGACCAGGAGTACCAACCGATCTACTACGTCGCCGAGAGCTTCGAGGACGCGAAGGAGAAGTTCCGCCGCTGGGTCTCGACCATGTCGCGACCGTTCGAGGTACGCTTCAACCCGCACACCGAGCGCGTGGAGGTGCTCGATTCGGTGGACAAGCTGGAAACGCTCGTCTCGCAGCTGAACACCGAGGTGCTGCACCTTACAAATGCCATCGCCAAGCTGAAGCAGCCATTCTGCTAA
- the LOC128710968 gene encoding tyrosine 3-monooxygenase isoform X2: MMAVAAAQKNREMFAIKKSYSIENGYPSRRRSLVDDARFETIVVKQTKQTVLDEARAKANDSSLECTILQAQEQHQQGKQNSARDAGLTEEEVVLQNAASESPEAEKEVVRAAVVVRLRDGMGSLGRILKAVEAYHGTVVHLESRQSRSEGVQFDVLVKVDMARSNLLQLIRSLRQTQSFGSVSLLSENNVNVKAPWFPKHASELDNCNHLMTKYEPDLDMNHPGFADQVYRARRKEIAEIAFAYRYGDPIPHIDYTETENKTWSAVFARVKELMVKHACSEYIAVFKKLEDEKIFVKERIPQLQEMSDFLRRNTGFTLRPAAGLLTARDFLASLAFRIFQSTQYVRHINSPYHTPEPDCIHELLGHMPLLADPSFAQFSQEIGLASLGASDEEIEKLSTVYWFTVEFGLCKEKDEVKAYGAGLLSAYGELLHAISDKPEHRAFEPASTAVQPYQDQEYQPIYYVAESFEDAKEKFRRWVSTMSRPFEVRFNPHTERVEVLDSVDKLETLVSQLNTEVLHLTNAIAKLKQPFC, encoded by the exons atgatggCTGTCGCTGCTGCCCAGAAGAACCGTGAAATGTTCGCGATCAAGAAATCTTACAGCATTGAG AACGGATACCCATCCCGGCGCCGTTCTCTGGTCGACGATGCCCGCTTTGAGACGATTGTGGTcaagcaaaccaaacaaaccgttcTGGACGAGGCCCGCGCAAAGGCCAACG ACTCTAGTTTGGAGTGTACCATTCTGCAGGCCCAAGAACAGCATCAACAAGGTAA ACAAAATTCCGCAAGAG ACGCTGGGCTAACTGAGGAGGAGGTTGTACTGCAGAACGCTGCCTCGGAGTCGCCCGAAGCCGAGAAGGAGGTGGTCCGTGCCGCCGTGGTCGTCCGACTGCGGGACGGTATGGGATCGCTCGGACGCATCCTCAAGGCGGTGGAGGCGTACCACGGCACCGTGGTACATCTGGAGTCGCGCCAGTCGCGCAGCGAGGGCGTCCAGTTTGACGTCCTGGTCAAGGTCGATATGGCCCGCTCCAATCTGCTACAGCTGATCCGTTCCCTGCGCCAGACGCAGTCCTTCGGTAGCGTTAGCTTGCTGTCGGAGAACAACGTCAACGTGAAGGCACCCTGGTTCCCCAAGCACGCCTCAGAGCTGGACAACTGCAACCATCTGATGACCAAGTACGAGCCGGATCTTGACATGAACCATCCCGGTTTCGCAGATCAGGTGTACCGTGCTCGTCGCAAGGAAATTGCCGAAATTGCATTCGCTTACCGATA TGGAGACCCAATCCCGCACATCGATTACACTGAAACGGAGAACAAGACCTGGTCGGCCGTGTTCGCGCGCGTGAAGGAGCTGATGGTGAAGCATGCCTGCTCCGAGTACATTGCCGTCTTCAAGAAGCTCGAGGACGAGAAAATCTTCGTGAAGGAGCGCATTCCGCAGCTCCAGGAAATGAGCGATTTCCTGCGCAGGAACACCGGATTCACGCTCCGACCGGCCGCTGGTCTGCTGACGGCTCGCGATTTCCTCGCTTCGCTGGCGTTCCGTATCTTCCAGAGCACGCAATACGTGCGACACATCAACTCACCCTACCACACACCGGAACC CGATTGCATCCACGAGCTGCTCGGTCACATGCCGCTGCTCGCCGATCCAAGCTTCGCCCAGTTCTCGCAAGAAATCGGATTAGCCTCGCTCGGTGCCTCGGATGAGGAAATTGAAAAGCTCTCGACG GTGTACTGGTTCACGGTTGAGTTCGGTCTGTGCAAGGAAAAGGACGAGGTCAAGGCTTACGGTGCCGGTCTGCTGTCCGCTTACGGTGAGCTGCTGCACGCCATCAGCGACAAGCCGGAGCACCGTGCGTTCGAGCCCGCCTCGACCGCGGTGCAGCCGTACCAGGACCAGGAGTACCAACCGATCTACTACGTCGCCGAGAGCTTCGAGGACGCGAAGGAGAAGTTCCGCCGCTGGGTCTCGACCATGTCGCGACCGTTCGAGGTACGCTTCAACCCGCACACCGAGCGCGTGGAGGTGCTCGATTCGGTGGACAAGCTGGAAACGCTCGTCTCGCAGCTGAACACCGAGGTGCTGCACCTTACAAATGCCATCGCCAAGCTGAAGCAGCCATTCTGCTAA
- the LOC128710968 gene encoding tyrosine 3-monooxygenase isoform X3 — protein MMAVAAAQKNREMFAIKKSYSIENGYPSRRRSLVDDARFETIVVKQTKQTVLDEARAKANDAGLTEEEVVLQNAASESPEAEKEVVRAAVVVRLRDGMGSLGRILKAVEAYHGTVVHLESRQSRSEGVQFDVLVKVDMARSNLLQLIRSLRQTQSFGSVSLLSENNVNVKAPWFPKHASELDNCNHLMTKYEPDLDMNHPGFADQVYRARRKEIAEIAFAYRYGDPIPHIDYTETENKTWSAVFARVKELMVKHACSEYIAVFKKLEDEKIFVKERIPQLQEMSDFLRRNTGFTLRPAAGLLTARDFLASLAFRIFQSTQYVRHINSPYHTPEPDCIHELLGHMPLLADPSFAQFSQEIGLASLGASDEEIEKLSTVYWFTVEFGLCKEKDEVKAYGAGLLSAYGELLHAISDKPEHRAFEPASTAVQPYQDQEYQPIYYVAESFEDAKEKFRRWVSTMSRPFEVRFNPHTERVEVLDSVDKLETLVSQLNTEVLHLTNAIAKLKQPFC, from the exons atgatggCTGTCGCTGCTGCCCAGAAGAACCGTGAAATGTTCGCGATCAAGAAATCTTACAGCATTGAG AACGGATACCCATCCCGGCGCCGTTCTCTGGTCGACGATGCCCGCTTTGAGACGATTGTGGTcaagcaaaccaaacaaaccgttcTGGACGAGGCCCGCGCAAAGGCCAACG ACGCTGGGCTAACTGAGGAGGAGGTTGTACTGCAGAACGCTGCCTCGGAGTCGCCCGAAGCCGAGAAGGAGGTGGTCCGTGCCGCCGTGGTCGTCCGACTGCGGGACGGTATGGGATCGCTCGGACGCATCCTCAAGGCGGTGGAGGCGTACCACGGCACCGTGGTACATCTGGAGTCGCGCCAGTCGCGCAGCGAGGGCGTCCAGTTTGACGTCCTGGTCAAGGTCGATATGGCCCGCTCCAATCTGCTACAGCTGATCCGTTCCCTGCGCCAGACGCAGTCCTTCGGTAGCGTTAGCTTGCTGTCGGAGAACAACGTCAACGTGAAGGCACCCTGGTTCCCCAAGCACGCCTCAGAGCTGGACAACTGCAACCATCTGATGACCAAGTACGAGCCGGATCTTGACATGAACCATCCCGGTTTCGCAGATCAGGTGTACCGTGCTCGTCGCAAGGAAATTGCCGAAATTGCATTCGCTTACCGATA TGGAGACCCAATCCCGCACATCGATTACACTGAAACGGAGAACAAGACCTGGTCGGCCGTGTTCGCGCGCGTGAAGGAGCTGATGGTGAAGCATGCCTGCTCCGAGTACATTGCCGTCTTCAAGAAGCTCGAGGACGAGAAAATCTTCGTGAAGGAGCGCATTCCGCAGCTCCAGGAAATGAGCGATTTCCTGCGCAGGAACACCGGATTCACGCTCCGACCGGCCGCTGGTCTGCTGACGGCTCGCGATTTCCTCGCTTCGCTGGCGTTCCGTATCTTCCAGAGCACGCAATACGTGCGACACATCAACTCACCCTACCACACACCGGAACC CGATTGCATCCACGAGCTGCTCGGTCACATGCCGCTGCTCGCCGATCCAAGCTTCGCCCAGTTCTCGCAAGAAATCGGATTAGCCTCGCTCGGTGCCTCGGATGAGGAAATTGAAAAGCTCTCGACG GTGTACTGGTTCACGGTTGAGTTCGGTCTGTGCAAGGAAAAGGACGAGGTCAAGGCTTACGGTGCCGGTCTGCTGTCCGCTTACGGTGAGCTGCTGCACGCCATCAGCGACAAGCCGGAGCACCGTGCGTTCGAGCCCGCCTCGACCGCGGTGCAGCCGTACCAGGACCAGGAGTACCAACCGATCTACTACGTCGCCGAGAGCTTCGAGGACGCGAAGGAGAAGTTCCGCCGCTGGGTCTCGACCATGTCGCGACCGTTCGAGGTACGCTTCAACCCGCACACCGAGCGCGTGGAGGTGCTCGATTCGGTGGACAAGCTGGAAACGCTCGTCTCGCAGCTGAACACCGAGGTGCTGCACCTTACAAATGCCATCGCCAAGCTGAAGCAGCCATTCTGCTAA